Proteins from a single region of Runella sp. SP2:
- a CDS encoding HNH endonuclease, with product MGRKVLILNQDYSALGICSVPKAFLLVYLDKAELVAASSAFQLHTVSTSFPLPTVIRLNRYINLPYKGVMLTRQNIFKRDGHRCVYCSSTEDLTLDHVMPKSRGGRTSWENLATACKRCNAKKGDCTPEEASMPMRHRPFKPSFVLFLRDYSGAVEESWMPFLTKREKVY from the coding sequence ATGGGTAGGAAAGTCTTAATTTTGAATCAAGATTACTCTGCTTTAGGCATTTGTTCGGTTCCTAAAGCCTTTTTACTCGTCTATTTAGATAAGGCCGAATTGGTTGCTGCGTCTTCGGCATTTCAATTACATACTGTAAGCACTTCATTTCCGCTGCCAACAGTGATTCGCCTGAACCGCTACATTAATCTTCCCTACAAAGGCGTCATGCTTACGCGACAAAATATTTTCAAACGAGATGGGCATCGGTGTGTGTATTGTAGTTCGACGGAAGACCTTACGTTAGACCATGTCATGCCAAAATCAAGAGGAGGGCGTACAAGCTGGGAAAATCTTGCTACTGCCTGTAAGCGCTGTAATGCCAAAAAAGGCGATTGCACCCCCGAAGAGGCTTCCATGCCCATGCGTCATCGACCATTTAAACCTTCATTTGTGCTATTTCTGCGCGATTATTCAGGGGCTGTAGAGGAATCATGGATGCCTTTCTTAACAAAGAGAGAAAAGGTGTATTAA
- a CDS encoding efflux RND transporter permease subunit: MNLSEFSVKNWQFMLVMFVGVVALGLNSLFTMPRSEDPTFEAPTFIISVIYPGTDPKDMEELVVDPVEKRLNELKDVRNIRTTIDDGLAVFMLEYDYSVDNDEKKQEIAREVNSMRGILPNDIFDIRYFQFDPGLVNIVQVALVSEVASYKEMAQYSERLRKVLEKNKDLRGVKDYGFPKENVRISLNVEKMAQEGIAVNRVLGALQSENLNIPAGSVQEGARRFNVKTSGDYESLDQIRNTVVATNGQKIIYLRDVADVDFNYEEETNLTRLNGRRAVLVVAAQKSGKNISETGKKLNQSLTEFEKTMPKHIKMVKYFDQSVSVDRRLERFAKDFGIAILLVALTLLPLGFRAALVVMISIPLSLAIGLTAVNYLGYSINQLSVVGLIVALGILVDDSIVVVENIERWIRDGFSKREAAIKATRQITLAVIGCTVTLVLAFLPLMFLPEASGDFIRSLPTAVTMTIIASMIVSLTIVPFLSSRLLENSHNREGNIFLRALKKVISGSYSRLLNWALRHPLPSLLFAGVIFGASLMIPKQIGFALFPKSEKPMFRVAFETPEGSSLNETNRVARLVENELKQVPEVKYFSTSVGRGNPRMYYNVIERSEASNYAEVFVQLQDEIHPPQKEKIIDKLREKLRYIPNANVEVVDFEQGPNTEAPIAIRVLGDDLEQLRTVAADVEKILKDTQGTIYVKNPLTTRRTDLRVKINKEKAGLLGMSIADINRTVRLAIAGLNIGTFKDSDGDDYAINVTLPKGKTTTPDVLNNLYINTLMGTAVPLRQIADVQFETSTNQIRHFDRDRFVTISAFVKSGFLVDNVYNDILAKLEKHPFPKDFSYKAAGELEAREKSFGGLGTIILITAFGFLGVLILEFGTFKSSLIVLSVIPLGIIGAFTMLWIVGYPLSFVAVIGLIALIGIEVKNSILLVDFTNQLREEGRPLLEAIQEAGEIRFVPIVLTSLTAIGGLIPLAIEGNPLYSPLAWVLIGGLISSTLLSRIVTPVLYRLIPPKVEVKG, translated from the coding sequence ATGAATTTATCCGAATTTTCCGTCAAAAACTGGCAGTTTATGCTGGTGATGTTTGTGGGAGTGGTTGCCCTTGGGCTCAACTCACTTTTCACCATGCCTCGCTCCGAAGACCCGACTTTCGAGGCGCCTACCTTTATTATATCGGTGATTTACCCTGGTACTGACCCCAAAGACATGGAGGAGCTGGTGGTGGATCCCGTTGAAAAACGCCTCAATGAGCTAAAAGACGTTCGCAATATCCGTACAACCATCGACGACGGTTTGGCTGTTTTTATGTTGGAATACGACTACTCGGTTGACAACGACGAAAAGAAGCAAGAAATCGCTCGTGAAGTCAATTCGATGCGGGGGATTTTGCCCAATGATATTTTCGATATTCGCTATTTTCAATTTGACCCTGGTTTGGTCAACATCGTGCAAGTCGCTTTGGTATCGGAAGTCGCTTCGTACAAAGAAATGGCTCAGTACTCCGAACGTTTGAGAAAAGTACTTGAGAAAAATAAAGATTTACGCGGGGTAAAAGACTACGGTTTTCCCAAAGAAAACGTTCGGATTTCGCTCAATGTTGAAAAAATGGCGCAAGAAGGCATTGCGGTCAACCGTGTATTGGGGGCGTTGCAAAGTGAAAACCTCAATATCCCCGCAGGGAGTGTTCAGGAAGGTGCGCGACGTTTTAACGTAAAAACCAGCGGTGACTACGAATCTCTTGACCAAATAAGAAATACAGTGGTGGCTACCAATGGCCAAAAAATCATTTACCTCCGCGACGTAGCCGACGTTGACTTCAACTACGAAGAAGAAACCAATTTGACCCGACTCAACGGCCGTCGCGCGGTGTTGGTGGTAGCCGCTCAAAAATCAGGCAAGAACATTTCGGAAACGGGTAAGAAACTGAATCAAAGCCTCACCGAATTTGAAAAAACGATGCCGAAGCACATCAAAATGGTGAAGTATTTTGACCAATCGGTGAGTGTTGACCGACGCCTCGAGCGCTTTGCCAAAGACTTCGGCATCGCTATTTTGCTGGTAGCTCTCACTTTGCTACCACTCGGTTTCAGGGCCGCGTTGGTGGTGATGATTTCGATTCCGCTTTCGTTGGCGATTGGACTTACGGCAGTTAATTATCTGGGATACAGCATCAACCAGTTGAGTGTGGTAGGTTTAATCGTTGCCTTAGGTATATTGGTTGACGACTCCATTGTGGTGGTAGAAAATATCGAACGTTGGATTCGGGACGGATTTAGCAAACGTGAAGCCGCTATCAAAGCCACCCGACAAATTACCCTGGCCGTCATTGGTTGTACCGTTACGCTTGTGTTGGCCTTTTTACCTTTGATGTTTTTGCCCGAAGCTTCAGGCGATTTTATTCGAAGTCTTCCCACCGCTGTCACCATGACCATCATTGCGTCCATGATTGTATCGCTCACGATTGTGCCATTTTTGAGCAGCCGTTTGTTAGAAAATAGCCACAACCGCGAGGGTAATATCTTCTTGAGAGCATTGAAAAAAGTGATTTCTGGTTCGTACAGTCGCTTGCTCAACTGGGCATTACGTCATCCCCTGCCTTCACTTTTATTTGCGGGCGTCATTTTTGGGGCCTCGTTAATGATTCCAAAACAAATTGGCTTTGCCCTGTTTCCAAAGTCAGAAAAACCCATGTTTAGGGTAGCGTTTGAAACCCCCGAAGGAAGTAGCCTCAACGAAACTAACCGCGTCGCCCGTTTGGTCGAGAACGAACTGAAGCAAGTCCCTGAGGTCAAGTACTTTTCAACCAGCGTTGGGCGAGGCAACCCTCGGATGTACTACAACGTCATCGAGCGTTCTGAGGCAAGCAATTATGCGGAGGTATTTGTCCAGCTTCAAGATGAAATTCACCCACCCCAAAAAGAGAAAATCATTGACAAACTCCGCGAAAAGCTACGTTATATTCCCAATGCCAACGTGGAAGTAGTTGATTTTGAGCAAGGCCCTAACACCGAAGCGCCTATCGCCATTCGCGTTTTGGGCGACGACCTGGAGCAATTGCGCACGGTTGCGGCAGACGTAGAAAAAATCTTGAAAGACACACAAGGCACCATTTACGTAAAAAACCCGCTCACCACTCGTCGAACGGATTTGCGGGTAAAAATCAATAAAGAAAAAGCGGGTCTGTTGGGAATGTCGATTGCCGATATTAACCGTACGGTTCGTTTGGCCATTGCAGGTTTAAACATCGGAACGTTCAAAGATAGTGACGGCGACGACTACGCCATCAATGTTACGCTTCCAAAAGGAAAAACCACCACTCCTGATGTTTTAAACAATCTCTATATCAACACATTAATGGGCACTGCTGTTCCCCTTCGCCAAATTGCAGATGTGCAATTTGAAACCTCAACCAACCAAATTCGCCACTTTGACCGCGACCGTTTTGTGACGATTTCGGCCTTTGTGAAAAGTGGTTTTTTGGTGGACAATGTCTATAACGATATTTTGGCCAAACTTGAAAAACATCCTTTCCCAAAAGACTTTAGCTACAAAGCAGCGGGAGAACTCGAAGCCCGTGAAAAATCCTTTGGCGGTCTCGGCACCATCATTTTGATTACGGCTTTTGGGTTTTTAGGAGTGTTAATTCTTGAATTTGGCACGTTCAAAAGCTCACTAATCGTACTGTCTGTCATTCCGTTAGGGATTATTGGGGCTTTTACGATGCTCTGGATTGTAGGCTATCCCCTTTCATTTGTGGCAGTGATTGGTCTCATTGCTTTGATTGGAATCGAAGTAAAAAACTCCATTTTGCTGGTGGACTTCACCAATCAACTTCGAGAAGAAGGCAGGCCGTTGTTAGAAGCAATTCAAGAAGCGGGCGAAATACGCTTTGTTCCTATTGTGCTGACGTCGCTCACGGCCATTGGTGGACTGATTCCGTTGGCCATCGAAGGCAACCCGCTCTATTCGCCGCTGGCTTGGGTATTAATTGGGGGCTTGATTAGCTCAACGCTACTTTCACGGATTGTAACGCCTGTTTTGTATCGTTTAATCCCGCCGAAGGTGGAAGTGAAAGGATAA
- a CDS encoding TolC family protein, whose protein sequence is MIRFIYLWVLVLCSLGAVAQQSAILEAYVQEGVQNNLSLKQEGLEIQKVNEAIVQAKSLFYPKVSFNPTYSLAAGGRRLAFPVGDLLNPVYTTLNKLTQTNNFPQVENVNELLAPNHFHDTKLSFQYSIYNPEIQYNYLIQKTLLSAQEARKRVVENELKYTIETAYFQYLQSQEALQIFENAKKTLQELVRLNQKLVSNNVVTKDAVVGAEYELSKLEQQAIVASKNSNVAKAYFNFLLNRELGSDIKVDSMLLASNQKQFVTPSPTLSSLTSLATQNRQELKQLAQSILASQTAITLHEKAAKRPSVFIGGNAGFQGFGYKFSGQAYLVTQIGLQWDVFKGYERKSKIQQAKIQTELLKTKQSEVEKQIELQTTQAYFELQAAKESMKSLADGVRKAEQYFKVIDSRYRNGNVLLIEYVKAQNEVLNAQLQESLAQFDILSKQATLNKITAVN, encoded by the coding sequence ATGATTAGATTCATCTACCTATGGGTACTGGTTCTTTGTAGTTTAGGAGCAGTCGCCCAACAATCGGCCATTTTGGAAGCTTATGTACAAGAAGGGGTGCAAAATAACCTTTCGCTCAAACAAGAAGGACTTGAAATCCAGAAAGTGAATGAAGCCATTGTACAGGCAAAATCACTTTTTTACCCTAAAGTAAGTTTCAATCCCACTTACTCCTTGGCCGCAGGTGGGCGTCGGTTGGCGTTTCCTGTTGGGGATTTGTTGAACCCCGTATATACGACGCTCAACAAACTCACGCAAACCAATAATTTCCCGCAAGTGGAAAACGTCAATGAACTGTTGGCACCCAACCATTTTCATGACACAAAACTCAGTTTCCAATATTCCATTTACAACCCTGAAATTCAGTATAATTACTTGATTCAGAAAACGTTATTGTCCGCTCAAGAAGCCCGAAAGCGAGTGGTTGAAAATGAATTAAAATATACCATCGAAACGGCCTATTTTCAGTATTTACAATCGCAGGAGGCTTTACAGATTTTTGAAAATGCCAAGAAAACCCTACAAGAGCTTGTACGACTCAACCAAAAGCTTGTTTCCAATAATGTGGTTACCAAAGATGCCGTGGTAGGTGCGGAATATGAGTTGAGCAAACTTGAACAGCAAGCGATTGTAGCCTCAAAAAACTCAAACGTAGCCAAAGCCTATTTTAATTTTTTGCTCAATCGAGAACTCGGAAGCGACATTAAAGTGGACTCCATGCTTTTAGCCTCAAATCAAAAGCAATTCGTTACTCCCTCCCCCACTTTAAGTTCCTTGACTAGCTTAGCAACTCAAAATCGTCAAGAATTAAAACAACTTGCTCAATCTATTTTAGCTTCGCAAACGGCCATCACTCTTCACGAAAAAGCGGCAAAACGACCCTCCGTTTTCATTGGTGGGAATGCTGGTTTTCAGGGATTTGGCTATAAATTTTCGGGGCAAGCTTACCTTGTTACTCAAATAGGTTTGCAATGGGATGTATTTAAGGGATACGAGCGAAAATCAAAAATTCAACAGGCTAAGATTCAAACGGAGTTGCTAAAAACGAAGCAATCGGAAGTTGAAAAACAGATTGAACTCCAAACGACACAGGCTTATTTTGAGCTTCAAGCCGCCAAAGAATCAATGAAATCGTTGGCCGACGGTGTTCGTAAAGCCGAGCAGTATTTCAAGGTCATCGACAGTCGCTATCGTAATGGCAATGTTCTTCTAATTGAGTATGTCAAGGCGCAAAACGAAGTGCTAAATGCTCAATTACAAGAGTCTTTGGCGCAATTCGATATTCTTTCTAAACAAGCTACTCTCAATAAAATCACAGCCGTCAACTAA
- a CDS encoding M20 family peptidase, protein MKKVLLALAVLLLVLISVLVFNTFRLSSKQMQGVAPLPALTLNDSVVSHLSEAIQFRTVSYEDLSLMDSTQFEKFVGYLAKTYPLVHSRLKLERVNTYGLLYEWKGKSTSLKPALLMGHYDVVPVVQGTEKMWKHQPFAGDIAEGFVYGRGTLDDKVTVMGVLEAVEYLLKSNFTPERSFYLAFGHDEEISGRNGAQQIAALLESRKVELEYVVDEGGVIKIDGVSGINQPIALIGVAEKGYTTLQLSATGDGGHSSMPPAQTSIGMLAEAIDKLQKHPFPARLEGAAGYMQDYLAPEMPFSTKLAMANRWLLNSVIIGILEKTNAGNAMVRTSIAPTVIHAGVKDNVLPVEAIAKINFRILPGDSVKTVIDYVKKVVGNERITIESLKQFDSEPSPVSDTATVGFRALHRTIKACFPTSIVAPYLVVGATDARYYKNVSKNLYRFMPVRMNDEDLKRPHGTNERISIEDFKNVVRFYVELVKGS, encoded by the coding sequence ATGAAAAAGGTTTTGCTTGCGCTCGCAGTGTTGCTTTTGGTGCTGATTTCTGTGTTGGTTTTTAATACGTTTCGACTAAGCTCCAAACAGATGCAAGGAGTGGCGCCTCTACCCGCCCTTACGCTTAACGATTCGGTCGTAAGCCATTTGTCGGAAGCGATTCAGTTTCGGACGGTTTCTTACGAAGATTTGTCGTTGATGGACAGTACACAATTTGAAAAATTTGTGGGGTATTTGGCAAAAACCTATCCTCTGGTACATAGCCGTTTGAAGCTAGAACGGGTCAATACGTACGGGTTGTTGTACGAGTGGAAAGGGAAAAGTACCAGCCTAAAACCTGCCCTTTTGATGGGGCACTACGACGTAGTTCCTGTGGTGCAAGGCACCGAAAAAATGTGGAAACACCAGCCTTTTGCGGGAGATATTGCGGAAGGATTTGTGTATGGGCGCGGAACGCTCGACGATAAAGTAACGGTAATGGGCGTGCTGGAAGCGGTGGAATACCTTTTAAAGTCAAATTTTACTCCCGAAAGAAGTTTTTACTTGGCTTTTGGGCACGACGAAGAAATTTCGGGAAGAAACGGCGCGCAGCAAATTGCGGCTTTGTTGGAAAGTCGTAAAGTGGAGTTGGAATATGTAGTGGATGAAGGAGGGGTGATAAAAATTGACGGTGTTTCGGGAATAAATCAACCCATTGCGCTGATTGGCGTGGCGGAAAAAGGATACACGACCTTGCAGTTAAGCGCTACGGGCGACGGTGGACATTCGTCCATGCCGCCCGCTCAAACCAGCATTGGAATGCTTGCGGAGGCGATTGATAAACTTCAAAAACACCCATTTCCTGCGCGATTGGAAGGCGCAGCAGGGTACATGCAAGATTATTTAGCCCCCGAAATGCCTTTTTCAACCAAATTGGCGATGGCAAATCGTTGGTTGTTAAACTCGGTCATTATTGGCATTTTGGAAAAAACAAATGCGGGAAATGCCATGGTACGAACCAGCATTGCCCCGACGGTTATCCATGCAGGCGTGAAAGACAATGTCTTGCCCGTAGAAGCCATTGCCAAAATTAATTTTCGGATTTTGCCAGGCGATTCGGTCAAAACAGTGATTGATTATGTGAAGAAAGTTGTTGGAAACGAGCGAATTACGATAGAGTCACTCAAACAGTTTGACTCAGAGCCTTCTCCTGTTTCGGACACTGCAACGGTAGGTTTTCGCGCCCTTCATCGAACCATCAAAGCCTGTTTTCCCACGTCAATTGTAGCGCCTTATTTGGTGGTTGGGGCTACGGATGCGCGTTACTACAAAAATGTCTCTAAAAACTTATACCGTTTCATGCCCGTACGCATGAACGACGAAGACCTAAAGCGTCCGCACGGTACCAACGAACGTATCAGCATCGAAGACTTCAAAAATGTGGTACGTTTTTATGTTGAATTAGTGAAGGGGAGTTAG
- a CDS encoding efflux RND transporter periplasmic adaptor subunit — protein sequence MNSLYNTFRLVSSSLLLSLLLISCNKKDETQQKTTETDEVLVPVSLTKVDQATRSESIVASGLVASSEEARLSFKIGGIIQKVYVTEGQKVSKGQLLASLNTTEIDAQVNQAKYGVEKSERDFKRVENMLKDTAATLEQMQNVTTALDIAKQNLQIAQFNRSYAQIISPIDGAVIKKMGNEGELTGPGTPIFYITSNRQGDWVVRVGVSDKDWARLKVGDKANVQLDAYPTEAFEGRITKLAPAADPMNKLYEIEVRIAPKGKRLATGLFAKVELKPVQSRSYTVVPLEAIVEGNGKEAFVYVLDETRKKVKRLPIQIGFVDGDKVLITNGLEGISEVITSGSAFLTESSTVIVK from the coding sequence ATGAACTCTTTGTATAACACATTTCGCTTAGTAAGTAGCTCATTACTGTTGAGTTTGCTTCTTATAAGCTGTAATAAAAAAGATGAAACCCAACAAAAAACGACTGAAACCGATGAGGTTTTAGTCCCTGTTTCACTTACCAAAGTCGATCAAGCAACCCGTTCTGAAAGCATCGTTGCTTCTGGGTTGGTGGCATCGTCCGAAGAAGCGAGGTTATCGTTTAAAATTGGCGGAATAATCCAAAAAGTCTATGTGACCGAAGGCCAAAAGGTGAGCAAAGGCCAACTTCTTGCTTCACTCAATACTACTGAAATCGACGCGCAAGTGAATCAGGCCAAATACGGCGTCGAAAAATCTGAGCGTGACTTCAAGCGCGTTGAAAATATGCTGAAAGATACCGCCGCAACGCTGGAACAAATGCAAAACGTGACAACCGCGCTGGACATTGCCAAGCAAAATCTTCAAATCGCTCAGTTTAACCGTTCGTACGCCCAAATCATTTCGCCCATCGACGGCGCAGTTATCAAAAAAATGGGGAACGAGGGTGAATTGACAGGGCCTGGGACACCCATCTTTTACATTACTTCCAACCGTCAGGGCGACTGGGTGGTGCGTGTCGGGGTTTCGGACAAAGATTGGGCGCGTTTAAAAGTTGGCGACAAAGCCAATGTTCAGCTTGATGCTTATCCCACAGAAGCTTTTGAGGGTCGAATTACCAAACTCGCCCCCGCCGCCGACCCCATGAATAAATTGTACGAAATTGAAGTACGGATTGCTCCCAAAGGAAAGCGTTTGGCCACAGGGCTTTTTGCCAAAGTTGAATTAAAACCCGTCCAAAGTCGCAGCTATACCGTTGTGCCCCTTGAAGCCATTGTGGAAGGAAACGGCAAAGAAGCTTTCGTTTACGTTTTGGACGAAACGCGCAAAAAAGTGAAGCGTTTGCCCATACAAATCGGCTTTGTGGACGGCGATAAAGTTTTGATTACAAATGGCTTAGAAGGAATTTCAGAAGTAATCACTTCGGGTAGCGCATTTCTGACTGAGTCTTCTACCGTGATTGTAAAATAA
- a CDS encoding TetR/AcrR family transcriptional regulator produces the protein MGILERKEREREDMRRLILNAARELFLEQGYEKTSIRNIADVIEYSPATIYLYYKDKNELFFALHEEAFLKLMDELSSLQTIQDSFARLIEMGHRYIKFAVENPELYDLMFIMKAPIEALACRDEVWEDGLKSFGLLKWAIQECVNAGYFKNTDIEVSAITIWSYMHGLVSIYLKNRMSMFQDNQQLQRMQQSFVLFTKMIKETL, from the coding sequence ATGGGAATATTAGAGCGAAAAGAAAGAGAAAGAGAAGACATGCGGCGACTCATTTTGAATGCCGCACGGGAGCTTTTTTTGGAGCAAGGATATGAAAAAACAAGTATTCGGAACATCGCAGACGTCATAGAATACAGTCCAGCCACCATTTATCTATACTATAAAGACAAAAACGAATTATTTTTTGCCCTCCATGAAGAAGCGTTCTTAAAATTGATGGACGAACTCAGTTCGCTACAAACCATCCAAGACTCCTTTGCACGCCTGATTGAAATGGGGCATCGTTATATAAAGTTTGCCGTAGAAAATCCTGAGTTATATGACCTTATGTTTATTATGAAGGCCCCCATTGAAGCCTTAGCCTGTCGCGATGAAGTGTGGGAAGATGGGCTAAAATCGTTCGGATTACTCAAATGGGCAATCCAAGAATGCGTCAACGCGGGTTATTTTAAAAATACGGATATTGAGGTTTCAGCCATTACTATTTGGTCTTATATGCACGGTTTGGTATCTATTTATTTAAAAAACCGCATGAGCATGTTTCAAGACAACCAACAATTGCAACGAATGCAGCAATCATTTGTGCTTTTTACCAAAATGATTAAAGAGACTCTTTAA
- a CDS encoding dihydrofolate reductase, whose amino-acid sequence MLLSLIVAVAQNGVIGRDNQLIWHLPNDLKQFKRLTTGHPIIMGRKTFDSIGKPLPNRTSIVITRSKGWAHEGVVVVHSIEEAIAEAQQTQTDEAFVIGGGEIYRKILPLADKVYLTEVKADFEGDAYFEAISNNEWEEVSRVSHPVDEKHIVPFDFVELVRK is encoded by the coding sequence ATGCTTCTTTCCTTGATCGTAGCCGTTGCTCAAAACGGCGTTATTGGGCGCGATAACCAACTGATTTGGCATTTGCCTAATGATTTAAAACAATTTAAACGCCTTACCACGGGTCATCCCATCATCATGGGGCGTAAAACGTTTGACTCCATAGGTAAGCCGTTACCCAATCGAACCTCTATTGTTATCACTCGCAGTAAAGGATGGGCGCATGAAGGTGTAGTGGTTGTTCACTCAATTGAAGAGGCTATCGCAGAGGCGCAACAGACCCAAACCGATGAGGCTTTTGTGATTGGTGGCGGGGAGATTTATCGTAAAATACTGCCTTTGGCAGATAAAGTTTATTTGACCGAGGTCAAAGCTGATTTTGAAGGAGATGCGTATTTTGAAGCCATTTCTAACAACGAATGGGAAGAGGTAAGTAGGGTGTCTCATCCCGTCGATGAAAAGCATATTGTACCGTTTGATTTTGTGGAATTAGTTCGTAAATAG
- a CDS encoding mechanosensitive ion channel family protein — MLDLTTFKNQLMAAITQYGGKVLLAILAFIIGRMLIGTIMRFLSTRMNSAKIDRDVQPFLLSLTSVTFNIMLLLSCAGVLGVQTTSFVAILGAAGLAVGLALQGSLANFAGGVIILIFKPFRVGDLVSAQGFTGHVEAIRIFDTVLLTPDNKTITLPNGGLSTGAITNISGKGKIRVDMVFAAGAPNGVDKIRASIQKVIASCPSAHKDIEHDVLVTKLTENAIFFDVRVWTHPDRYWDVYYFIHEHISKQFATDSILAPAPAEVHVVMQPTKA; from the coding sequence ATGCTAGACTTAACCACTTTTAAAAATCAGCTCATGGCAGCCATTACGCAGTATGGAGGCAAAGTATTGCTGGCTATCCTTGCCTTCATTATTGGGCGAATGCTCATCGGCACTATCATGCGCTTTTTGAGCACGCGGATGAACAGTGCAAAAATTGATCGTGATGTTCAGCCTTTTTTACTTTCTCTCACCAGTGTAACATTCAACATCATGTTGTTGCTAAGTTGTGCAGGTGTCCTGGGCGTTCAAACTACTTCATTTGTCGCTATTTTAGGCGCAGCTGGATTAGCCGTTGGATTAGCCCTTCAGGGTAGTTTGGCCAATTTTGCTGGTGGCGTAATAATTCTCATTTTTAAACCATTCCGTGTCGGAGATTTAGTTTCTGCTCAAGGCTTCACTGGGCACGTAGAAGCCATTCGTATTTTTGATACCGTTTTACTTACGCCCGACAACAAAACCATTACCCTACCTAACGGCGGGCTTTCGACGGGCGCCATTACAAATATTTCTGGCAAAGGTAAAATTCGTGTGGACATGGTTTTTGCGGCAGGTGCTCCCAATGGGGTTGATAAGATTAGAGCCTCTATTCAAAAAGTTATCGCAAGCTGCCCTAGTGCGCACAAAGACATCGAACATGATGTTTTGGTAACAAAATTAACCGAAAACGCTATTTTCTTCGACGTTCGCGTTTGGACACACCCAGACCGTTACTGGGATGTTTATTACTTTATTCATGAACACATTAGCAAGCAATTTGCAACCGATAGCATTTTAGCGCCTGCTCCTGCCGAGGTTCACGTAGTGATGCAACCTACGAAGGCATAA